DNA sequence from the Antarctobacter heliothermus genome:
CGTGCTTGTTCTGGACCTGCGCCAGCAGGTCCGCAGACTGGCGACGTCGGCCGCAGACAACATGCAATGGACGCTGGGCCAGACTGAGGTCGAGCTTATGGCGCTGGAAATCGCCGCCCTGCGGGCGAACTCTGGCCTCGATACGCTGGAAGAAGTGCGCCTACGCTATGATGTCTTCTACAGCCGGGTGCAAACCATCCAGGACAGTGCGCGGTTTGCCACCTTGCTCGAACTCGGCGATGTCAACGACGGGATCTCCCGGATCTTAGCCTTCCGGGCAACCTGGCTGCCGGTGATAGACGGACCGGATGCGGCGCTCCGCTCCACCCTGCCCCGCATGGCTGACGAGGCCCGCGCCACCCGTGGCGCGGTGCGCGACGCGACACTGGCCGGCCTCGAATACTTTTCTGAGCTGGGCTATGAACAGCGCGACAGCCTGGGCCGCAGCATGGCCCGTGTCGGCCTTTTGACGGTCGCCTTGTTGGCGATGCTTGCGGTTCTGTCATTGGCATTGTTCCGGCTGGCACGCAAAAGCGATGCCGAAGCGCGCGAAAACCGTGAAACACGCGAGCGGATCGAAACCATCTTGTCGACGTCTCTGGATGCCATTGTGGTGTCAGACTACGCCGGTCGCATCATTGAATACAACGGCGCGGCAGAGCGCGTATTCGGATACACCCGTGCCGAGGCCGACGGCGCAGACATGGCCGATCTGATCATCCCCAACCATTTTCGTGAGGCCCACCGCGAAGGATTGGCCCGATTTCGTCGCGGCGAGAAACCAAGGTTCATGGGCAACGGCATCATTCGACTGGACGCCAAAAGGCGCGACGGAACAATCTTTCCAGTCGATGTCTCGCTTGCCCGGGCGCACAGCCCAAGTGGCGAAATCTACGTCGCGTTTCTGCGCGATATCTCCGAACGGGTCCGCAGCGAGGCTGCCTTAAAACGCGCACGCGACCGGGCCATTGCTGGAGAAAAGCAAAAGGCCGAACTGCTGGCTGTCATGAGTCACGAAATGCGGACCCCCTTGAACGGGATGCTTGGAACGCTGGAACTGGTCGACGAAGCAGCGCTGGACGCGCGGCACCAGCGCTATTTGCGCATCGTCAAAGACTCTGGCAGCGTATTGCTGCGCCATGTGAACGAGGTTCTGGACATCTCGCGGCTGGATGCCGGCAAGATGAGCCTGCGCAAGACGGCATTCGATCTGATTGCTCTGCTGGAAGAGACCATCGACAACCAGCGTCAGAACGCGTCGACGCATGGCAACAGCCTTGTTCTGACCCCGCCGAACCCGGAACTGCATCACGTCTACGGCGATCCCGATCGGGTGCGCCAGATTCTGCTGAACCTTGTGAGCAACGCGATCAAATTCACCCGGAACGGTCGCATCACCATTGAGGCTGATTGCAGCAACGGCCTGGAGGCGGTGGAACTGCGTGTGACCGATACCGGAATCGGCATCGCCGAAACGGATCTGGACCGCATATTTGAGGATTTTGTCACCATTGACAGCACATATGGGCGCAGCTCATCAGGCACCGGACTAGGACTCGGCATTTCGCGTCGGTTGGCCACTGCGCTTGATGGCGAACTGGACGTAGAAAGCGAGCCGGGTGACGGCAGCGTATTTTGGCTCCGGTTGCCGCTGGCCCCAACTGAACGGGTCGTCGAGGACGCGCTCGTGCCGCTCACAGCGCCCGCAAAACCGGCCCCCATTCCACCCGCCTGCACGATCCTTCTGGTCGAGGACAACGAGATCAACCGGATTGTCGGACGTGAACTTCTGGAGCATGACGGTCATCATGTCGAGACCGCTGCCTGCGGTGAACTGGCCCTGAAATTGGCGGAGTCGCGCGCATATGACGTTGTCTTGCTGGATATTTCGATGCCCGGCATGGACGGGATCGACGTGGCTCGTGCCCTGCGTGCGGGTGCGGGCGTCAACGCCGGAACGCCGATCATCGCCACCACCGCTCATGCCCTTCCGCAAGAGATAGAGGCCTTTCTTTCGGCCGGGATGCAGGGGGCCCTGATCAAGCCACTCACGCTGGACGCGATCCGCCGAGCCTTGACGACAGCCATGACGATGGAAATGCCGCGACCCAAACGCCCGGTCTATGGCCCGGTGCGCTATGGGGACATCGACACGGCCCAGATATCGGACATGCGTCGGCATCTTTCCAGTCACCGAATGACGTTTGTTCACGACCGCTTTGTCGAGGAAATGACCGATTTTCTGAGCGCGCTGCCAGAATGGCTCGGGTCGGGCGACGACGGTCTGGCCGCCTTGGCATCCGAAGCACATCGCCTGTCGGGATCCGCTGCAGTTCTGGGGGCTGTTCCGCTTGCTGAGCGGCTTCAGGCGATCCACACCAAGGCCCTGTCCAGTGACAACGCGACGATCAGCGCAGACCTTGATGAATTGCCCGCCTGTTGGGCGTCCACGCAACTGGCGTTGGCCGTCGAGATGCAAACGACCGATCAGGCGCAATAGGCGCCGAGCCTTTACCCTTTCCGCCCGGCGGCGGTAAACACTCGGAAAACCCCGCAGGAGAGTTCCCATGTCCAATCCGCTTTACGACACGCTGCTTGGTCCCCGTTCGCAGAGCGACAAAGTTTTTTTGCACCTGCCAGCGGGGGACGTTGTCAGCTATGCGGCTTTTGTCGGGCGTGTGTCCCAGTTCGCGAATGCCTTGAGCGATTTGGGTTTGCAGCCGGGTGAGAGGGTCGCCCTTCAGGTCGAAAAGTGCCCCGATGCGCTGGCACTGATCTTTGGCTGCATTCAGGCGGGCGTGATCTTTCTGCCGCTGAACACCGGATATACACCCGATGAGGTGCGCTATTTCGTCGAGAACTCCGGCGCGCGGGTTCTTGTCTGCGATCCGTCGAGAGCAGAGGTGCTTGGGGTGGTTGCCGCAGGTTATGACGCGGGATGTGAGACGTTGGGGCCAGAGGGCGGCAGCCTTGCAATCCGAGCTGATGCCGCCCCGACGACCGCCCCTGTCGCGCAGCGCACAGGTGAAGACCTTGCGGCCTTTCTTTACACGTCCGGCACCACGGGGCGCTCCAAAGGCGCGATGCTGAGCCAGAACAACCTGCTGTCCAACGCGCTGACGCTGGTCGACCTTTGGCGTTTCACCGGCGACGATGTGCTGCTGCACGCCTTGC
Encoded proteins:
- a CDS encoding PAS domain-containing hybrid sensor histidine kinase/response regulator, coding for MDAANIRPLFSRMTGLRRVLAVLVVLLIVVTIAVLVLDLRQQVRRLATSAADNMQWTLGQTEVELMALEIAALRANSGLDTLEEVRLRYDVFYSRVQTIQDSARFATLLELGDVNDGISRILAFRATWLPVIDGPDAALRSTLPRMADEARATRGAVRDATLAGLEYFSELGYEQRDSLGRSMARVGLLTVALLAMLAVLSLALFRLARKSDAEARENRETRERIETILSTSLDAIVVSDYAGRIIEYNGAAERVFGYTRAEADGADMADLIIPNHFREAHREGLARFRRGEKPRFMGNGIIRLDAKRRDGTIFPVDVSLARAHSPSGEIYVAFLRDISERVRSEAALKRARDRAIAGEKQKAELLAVMSHEMRTPLNGMLGTLELVDEAALDARHQRYLRIVKDSGSVLLRHVNEVLDISRLDAGKMSLRKTAFDLIALLEETIDNQRQNASTHGNSLVLTPPNPELHHVYGDPDRVRQILLNLVSNAIKFTRNGRITIEADCSNGLEAVELRVTDTGIGIAETDLDRIFEDFVTIDSTYGRSSSGTGLGLGISRRLATALDGELDVESEPGDGSVFWLRLPLAPTERVVEDALVPLTAPAKPAPIPPACTILLVEDNEINRIVGRELLEHDGHHVETAACGELALKLAESRAYDVVLLDISMPGMDGIDVARALRAGAGVNAGTPIIATTAHALPQEIEAFLSAGMQGALIKPLTLDAIRRALTTAMTMEMPRPKRPVYGPVRYGDIDTAQISDMRRHLSSHRMTFVHDRFVEEMTDFLSALPEWLGSGDDGLAALASEAHRLSGSAAVLGAVPLAERLQAIHTKALSSDNATISADLDELPACWASTQLALAVEMQTTDQAQ